The window TCAGCACCGCGGTCGTGCACCTCTTCGGGATCCTCACGTATCCGGAGTTCCTGCTCGGGGAGGCGTTGCCGAGCCTGTACCGGATGCTCATCGGCTTCGTGGTCGCTGCGGTGCTCGGCATCGTGATCGGCGTGCTGACGGGCTCGTTCCGGCAGCTGTTCAGGACGCTCGACCCGTTCTTCGAGTTCTTCCGCGCCATCCCACCGCCCATCATCATCCCCGTCGGCATCCTCCTGCTCGGCATCGGCGACGCCATGAAGATCATGGTGATCGCGTTCGGCACGTTCTGGCCGGTGCTGCTGAACAGCAATGACGGTGCGCGGAGCGTCAGCCAGGAACGTCTCGACACCGCCGCGATCTTCGGGCTGCGCAAGGCACAGGCGATCGTTCGTGTGGTCGTGCCATCGGCGATGCCGAACATCTTCGCCGGACTGCGCATCGGCCTGTCACTCTCGCTGATCATGATGGTGATCTCGGAGATGATCGGCAGCACCAACGGGATCGGCTACTTCATCCTCGACGCGCAGAAGACGTTCCGTGTGCCCGACATGTTCGCCGGCATCGCACTGCTCGGCCTGCTCGGCTACCTGCTGAACACCGGATTCATGGCGCTGGAGAACAAGGTGCTGGCGTGGCACCACGGTCAGACCAACACGCCGACTTGACCGACACGAGGAAGGTGGGCCGGGCGTCCCGATGACGAAGCACAGCAGTGAGGATCTCCGTACGGCTCTCGACCGGCTGCGCACCCACGGCGAGCTCGCCGACGTCACGGGCGAGGTCCACTGGGATCGGGAGCTCGGGGCACTGACCCGCGAGGCCCTGCGGCGCAAGGGTCCGGCCCTGCTTTTCGACAACATCACCGGGTACAACACTCCCG of the Streptosporangiales bacterium genome contains:
- a CDS encoding ABC transporter permease subunit, with product MTATTSTETKATTADGPRTGRLRSNLLGFGVLLGALVLWEVTARLLQSFYFPPFSTAVVHLFGILTYPEFLLGEALPSLYRMLIGFVVAAVLGIVIGVLTGSFRQLFRTLDPFFEFFRAIPPPIIIPVGILLLGIGDAMKIMVIAFGTFWPVLLNSNDGARSVSQERLDTAAIFGLRKAQAIVRVVVPSAMPNIFAGLRIGLSLSLIMMVISEMIGSTNGIGYFILDAQKTFRVPDMFAGIALLGLLGYLLNTGFMALENKVLAWHHGQTNTPT